TTCGGGTACTGGGTGTTCGAGGGCGACCACCAGGGCGCGCAGCGCCCGTCGTGGAACTACCGCGCCGAGGACGGCGGCGGCATGACCACCGACATGTTCTGCCACTGGAACTACGTGCTCGAGGGCATCCTCGGCACGGTCCGCACCGTCACCGCGACCACCGTCACGCACATCCCCACGCGCTGGGACGAGCAGGGCCGCGTGTACGACGCGACCGCCGACGACGCCGCGTACGCGATCTTCGACGTCGTCACGCCCGGCGGCGACCCGGTCGTCGCGCAGATCAACTCCTCGTGGGCCGTGCGCGTGCACCGCGACGAGCTCGTCGAGTTCCAGGTCGACGGCACGCACGGCTCGGCCGTCGCGGGGCTGCGCCGCTGCGTCGCGCAGCACCGCGCGCACACCCCCAAGCCCGTGTGGAACCCGGACCTGCCCGTCACCGAGCCGTTCCGCGAGCAGTGGCTCGACGTGCCCGACAACGGCGACCTCGACAACGGCTTCAAGCTGCAGTGGGAGGAGTTCCTCGCGGACGTCGCGTCGGGCCGCCCGCACCGGTACGACCTGCTGTCCGCGGCGCGCGGCGTACAGCTCGCGTCGCTCGGCCTGCGGTCGTCGGCCGAGGGGCGCCGGCTCGACGTCCCGGAGATCGTCCTGTGAGCACCGACGCGGCTCCCGACCTCTCGCGCCTGTCCCTCAACACCGCGACGACGAAGCGGTGGACGCTCGCGGAGGCGGTCGCCGGGGCCGCGCGCGCCGGGCTCGGGGCCGTCGGGCTGTGGCGCGACCGCGTCGACGAGATCGGCGCGGAGCGCGCCGCGAAGATCGTCGCCGACGCGGGCCTGCGGGTCTCGTCGCTGTGCCGCGGGGGCTTCCTCACGGCCGACGACGAGCGCGGGCGACGCGGGGCGCTCGACGACAACCGCCGCGCCGTCGAGCAGGCCGCGACGCTCGGCACGCGCGAGCTCGTCATGGTCGTCGGCGGCCTGACCGCCGCCCCCGGACCCGAGGCCGCCGCGTCCCCGTACCCCGCGGGCGCCGCCGCCGACCCGGCGCGCGACCTCGTCGCGACCCGCGCGCGCGTCGCCGACCGCATCGCCGAGCTCGCACCGTTCGCCGCCGAGCACGGCGTGCGGCTCGTGCTCGAGCCCCTGCACCCGCTGTTCGCCGCGGACCGCGCGGTCATCAGCACGCTCGG
The sequence above is a segment of the Cellulomonas palmilytica genome. Coding sequences within it:
- a CDS encoding Gfo/Idh/MocA family protein; the protein is MNGITGRMGYRQHLVRSILPIREQGGLTLPDGTRVQVEPVLVGRNADKVGEIARRHGVERWSTDLDSLVDDPEIDIVFDASMTSLRAATLTRAMKAGKHVYTEKPTAETLAEAVDLARLREETGVTAGVVHDKLYLPGLVKLRRLVDEGFFGRVLSLRGEFGYWVFEGDHQGAQRPSWNYRAEDGGGMTTDMFCHWNYVLEGILGTVRTVTATTVTHIPTRWDEQGRVYDATADDAAYAIFDVVTPGGDPVVAQINSSWAVRVHRDELVEFQVDGTHGSAVAGLRRCVAQHRAHTPKPVWNPDLPVTEPFREQWLDVPDNGDLDNGFKLQWEEFLADVASGRPHRYDLLSAARGVQLASLGLRSSAEGRRLDVPEIVL
- a CDS encoding sugar phosphate isomerase/epimerase family protein, which translates into the protein MSTDAAPDLSRLSLNTATTKRWTLAEAVAGAARAGLGAVGLWRDRVDEIGAERAAKIVADAGLRVSSLCRGGFLTADDERGRRGALDDNRRAVEQAATLGTRELVMVVGGLTAAPGPEAAASPYPAGAAADPARDLVATRARVADRIAELAPFAAEHGVRLVLEPLHPLFAADRAVISTLGQALDLAAPFDPAVVGVVVDTYHVWWDPDLARQVARAGAQGRLAGYQVCDWVLPLSPTALRSRGHVGDGYVDFAAITSWVRDAGYTGDVEVEIFAETVWDAPGDETVATLVERYVRHVLPYV